One stretch of Pradoshia sp. D12 DNA includes these proteins:
- a CDS encoding 3D domain-containing protein: MNQLIIAVLISTSLAGVIQGGFVSSSNNNKTQHIDQQPTAEVSQVVKDDLTDFMFIDMPEKKTSSTIIQNDKEFEHTSYESINSSIKDTEMNIQSSANAAADATDRVETKDVQSTERRTDLSKIEKAVKTEKTQENKVIKTPAVEDKDEVKETSVKSPIEEEVNKNTETAVTSEVEEVDEEINTSAENSEQDEKIITVKATAYTADCEGGTGVTYTGIDLKANPNQKVIAVDPSVIPLGTKVYVEGYGHAIAGDIGGAIKGNKIDVFIPSQSEAEDWGIKTVDVKILED; this comes from the coding sequence ATGAATCAATTGATTATTGCAGTATTAATCTCAACATCACTTGCGGGAGTCATACAAGGTGGCTTCGTTTCCTCATCAAATAATAATAAAACTCAACATATAGATCAGCAGCCAACAGCTGAAGTAAGTCAAGTAGTGAAAGATGATTTGACTGATTTTATGTTTATAGATATGCCTGAAAAAAAGACAAGCTCTACAATCATTCAGAATGATAAAGAGTTTGAGCATACTTCATATGAATCTATTAATTCAAGCATTAAAGATACAGAAATGAACATACAATCATCTGCTAACGCTGCTGCCGATGCAACAGATCGAGTCGAAACGAAAGACGTGCAATCGACTGAACGTAGAACAGACTTATCTAAGATAGAAAAGGCTGTAAAGACGGAAAAGACTCAGGAAAATAAGGTTATTAAAACACCTGCAGTTGAAGATAAAGATGAGGTAAAAGAAACATCTGTAAAATCACCAATTGAAGAAGAGGTAAATAAAAATACAGAAACTGCCGTAACTTCTGAAGTTGAAGAAGTAGATGAAGAAATAAATACATCTGCTGAAAACTCTGAGCAGGATGAGAAAATCATTACTGTTAAGGCAACAGCTTATACCGCGGATTGTGAAGGTGGAACTGGTGTCACATACACTGGTATAGATCTTAAAGCTAATCCTAATCAAAAAGTAATTGCTGTTGACCCATCTGTAATTCCACTGGGCACAAAAGTTTATGTGGAAGGGTACGGACATGCAATTGCCGGAGATATTGGAGGAGCAATTAAAGGTAATAAAATTGATGTTTTTATTCCATCACAAAGTGAAGCGGAAGACTGGGGTATTAAAACAGTTGATGTGAAAATTTTGGAAGACTGA
- a CDS encoding AAA family ATPase: MFLKRIQLEHENIPSYNEYPFSIPSIKNLHQLNLKINVTFFVGENGSGKSTLLEAIADKCQFNTAGGGRNNTYNVHASESALGEYIRLSWLPKVTDGFFLRAESFYNFASHIDEVKAYNAYGGRSLHQQSHGESFLSLFLNRFKGRAIYLLDEPEAALSPQRQLSFLKILHDLVTAGDSQFIIATHSPILLGYPNATILSFDNDTIKEIDYEMTDHYQITNYFLQNRHKFLREILED; the protein is encoded by the coding sequence TTGTTCTTAAAGAGAATTCAACTTGAGCATGAAAACATACCTTCTTATAATGAGTATCCTTTCTCTATTCCTTCAATAAAGAATCTTCACCAATTGAATTTGAAAATCAATGTTACATTTTTTGTTGGGGAAAACGGTTCAGGAAAATCTACACTTCTAGAAGCAATTGCTGATAAATGTCAGTTTAATACAGCAGGTGGAGGGCGGAATAATACTTATAATGTTCATGCTTCAGAATCCGCACTTGGCGAATATATAAGGCTTTCGTGGCTTCCTAAAGTCACAGACGGTTTTTTTCTTAGAGCAGAGTCATTTTATAATTTTGCTTCTCATATTGATGAAGTAAAAGCTTATAATGCCTATGGCGGACGTTCTTTGCATCAACAATCTCATGGCGAGTCTTTTTTGTCCCTCTTTTTAAACCGATTTAAAGGGAGAGCCATCTATTTATTAGATGAACCAGAAGCTGCCTTATCACCCCAGCGACAACTTTCATTTTTGAAAATCTTACATGATTTAGTCACTGCAGGGGACAGTCAATTTATAATCGCTACACATTCTCCAATTCTTTTAGGATATCCCAACGCCACAATTCTAAGTTTTGATAACGATACAATTAAAGAGATAGATTATGAAATGACAGATCACTATCAAATAACGAATTACTTTTTACAAAATAGACACAAGTTTTTGCGAGAGATATTAGAAGATTAA
- a CDS encoding ECF transporter S component codes for MKIKDFTLTAIFLSIILLFAFTPFGFIHLGVIKATLIHIPIIIASIILGPKIGALLGLVFGFTSIAVNTITPTLLSFAFSPAIPVLGTDQGSFWALFIAIVPRVMIGFIPYYIFKAFRNAITKKNSLQKPALFITALVSTFMHTFLVMGSITFLFQDAYAEAINAGSTSAIYKAVLTVFFTNGLAEALLAGMVTMAVVPPLLKISRR; via the coding sequence TTGAAAATAAAAGACTTTACTTTAACAGCCATTTTTTTATCTATTATTCTATTATTTGCGTTTACACCATTTGGTTTTATTCATTTAGGTGTAATTAAAGCAACCTTAATTCATATTCCAATTATTATTGCCTCTATTATTTTAGGCCCAAAGATAGGTGCGTTATTGGGATTAGTATTTGGATTTACTAGTATTGCTGTAAATACGATTACTCCGACATTATTATCATTTGCTTTTTCACCAGCAATTCCCGTATTAGGAACAGATCAAGGAAGTTTTTGGGCGTTATTTATTGCCATTGTTCCAAGAGTAATGATTGGATTTATACCTTACTATATTTTTAAAGCATTTCGTAATGCTATAACAAAGAAAAATTCGCTTCAAAAACCTGCTTTATTTATTACAGCTTTAGTGTCCACTTTTATGCATACATTCTTGGTTATGGGTTCTATTACCTTTCTATTTCAGGATGCCTATGCAGAGGCTATTAACGCTGGCAGTACAAGTGCCATTTATAAAGCTGTTTTAACTGTGTTTTTTACAAATGGACTTGCCGAAGCACTCCTTGCCGGGATGGTAACGATGGCGGTAGTTCCGCCTTTATTAAAGATTTCGAGAAGATAA
- a CDS encoding GTP pyrophosphokinase family protein, producing the protein MNLPYEQELNEWKEFLIGYKFALSEMNTKLEILNQEFELIHNYNPIEHIKSRMKSPQSIMKKLKRKNLDITVENAQQNVRDIAGIRISCSFTTDIYAIVDALGKQDDIHIIEIKDYIKNPKSNGYRSLHLITEIPVFFSNCKKWMPVEIQIRTIAMDFWASLEHKIYYKFSKDVPEHLLQELKGSADMIAELDDKMLRINEEVQIYKDIDKLMSETKL; encoded by the coding sequence GTGAATTTGCCTTATGAACAAGAATTAAATGAATGGAAAGAATTTTTAATTGGCTATAAGTTTGCATTAAGTGAAATGAATACAAAACTGGAAATATTAAATCAGGAGTTTGAATTGATTCACAATTACAATCCAATCGAACATATTAAATCGAGAATGAAAAGTCCACAGAGTATTATGAAAAAATTAAAACGAAAAAACCTAGATATTACGGTTGAAAATGCACAGCAGAATGTCCGTGATATAGCCGGGATTCGTATTTCCTGTTCGTTTACGACGGATATTTATGCGATTGTAGATGCCCTTGGAAAACAGGATGATATACATATTATTGAGATTAAAGATTATATTAAAAACCCTAAGTCAAACGGGTATAGGAGCCTTCATTTGATTACGGAAATACCAGTGTTTTTTTCGAACTGTAAAAAATGGATGCCGGTGGAAATACAAATTAGAACCATTGCCATGGACTTTTGGGCGAGCCTGGAACATAAAATTTATTATAAATTCTCTAAGGATGTACCTGAGCATCTACTCCAAGAATTAAAAGGGTCTGCCGATATGATTGCAGAATTGGACGATAAAATGCTCAGAATTAATGAAGAAGTTCAGATATATAAAGATATTGATAAATTAATGAGTGAAACCAAACTTTAA
- a CDS encoding HAD-IA family hydrolase: MNILWDFDGTLFDTYPGYARMVKSAVETPLSEEEIFSLLKVSFGHAFNELKLTEEQIKHIHILERQLKPLDFKPFPGVKNVLEAADLNVIMTHKYREGAESILKANGMDQYFTEIVAIDDGYPKKPHPASYQYLHDKYRIDLAVGDRELDILPAKSIGIKTCLFQNDTPGADYYVNSYETFFEIVKR, from the coding sequence ATGAATATACTTTGGGACTTTGACGGCACTTTATTTGATACCTATCCCGGTTATGCGAGAATGGTCAAAAGTGCAGTGGAGACACCTCTTTCGGAGGAAGAAATCTTTTCCTTGCTAAAGGTGTCGTTTGGCCATGCGTTCAACGAACTTAAGCTAACCGAAGAACAAATTAAACATATTCATATACTTGAAAGGCAGTTAAAGCCCTTGGATTTCAAACCGTTTCCGGGAGTGAAGAATGTGCTGGAGGCAGCGGATTTAAATGTAATCATGACGCATAAATACCGTGAAGGTGCCGAGAGTATTTTAAAAGCAAACGGAATGGATCAATATTTCACAGAAATAGTAGCCATTGATGACGGATATCCAAAAAAACCTCATCCAGCAAGCTATCAGTACCTGCACGATAAGTACCGTATTGATCTCGCGGTTGGGGATAGGGAGTTAGATATTTTACCTGCCAAAAGTATTGGAATCAAAACCTGCTTATTTCAGAATGATACGCCAGGTGCGGATTATTATGTTAATAGCTATGAAACGTTTTTTGAGATTGTTAAAAGATAA
- a CDS encoding CBS domain-containing protein, which translates to MTMLREIMTTNVDYVTPLDNVYEVALKMKEDNVGIIPVCEDNTLIGIITDRDLVVDGIAEKRPGSTRVTDVMHQNVVTANPDTTEEEAAALMAQHQIRRLPVLENGKLVGIVSLGDLAVSYTGNDEAGEALQDISEEN; encoded by the coding sequence ATGACGATGTTAAGAGAAATTATGACCACAAATGTAGACTATGTTACACCGCTTGATAATGTATATGAGGTTGCTTTGAAAATGAAAGAAGATAATGTAGGAATCATTCCTGTCTGTGAGGATAATACATTGATTGGCATCATTACGGACCGCGATCTGGTTGTGGACGGAATTGCTGAAAAACGGCCAGGTTCAACTAGGGTAACAGATGTGATGCATCAAAATGTTGTGACTGCAAACCCTGATACAACAGAGGAGGAAGCAGCTGCACTAATGGCTCAACATCAAATTAGGCGTCTGCCTGTCCTGGAAAACGGTAAACTTGTTGGAATTGTATCCTTAGGTGATTTGGCCGTAAGCTATACCGGTAATGACGAAGCCGGTGAAGCTTTGCAGGATATTTCAGAAGAAAATTAA
- a CDS encoding lmo0937 family membrane protein codes for MIQMLWTLVGILLAIWLLGLIFKIGGAIIHVFLIVAALVLVYNIIKNRISQR; via the coding sequence ATGATTCAAATGCTTTGGACATTAGTTGGAATCTTATTGGCTATATGGTTATTAGGTCTTATATTTAAAATTGGCGGAGCAATTATCCATGTTTTCTTAATAGTGGCTGCGTTAGTACTTGTTTATAATATTATTAAAAACAGAATTTCGCAAAGGTGA
- a CDS encoding ATP-dependent DNA helicase, translated as MLGEYHISIRQLVEYVYRGGDLDGRFRTASSMIEGTRIHQRRQAEYEENDEKEVPLNLIMEYGDILYEIEGRCDGILHRREGTVIEEIKSTSGALDGIDENTYPVHWAQAMCYGYIYCLNEGLKHIDIQLTYVQILTNQTASFRKTLTFKELEQFLTQVLENFTPFAILQLKIRREKLNSAAKIEFPFGNFRKGQRKLIGAAWKTISERKKLFALAPTGIGKTISFIFPSIKMMGEIDHKIERFFYLTAKTITRQVAEDTLNILIGKGLKVKTVTLTAKDKMCPDCTSGQCIYGEGHYDRINAAVLDILENEWLMDRETILEYAQRHRVCPFEYSIELAYLADIVICDYNYIFDPRVFLKRLSDEQKKRTVILVDEAHNLVERGREMFSAELEKKAFLDIKRAYGQLNPELSNAAKVINALLIQQRKKLGERKSAAYSEKPDELLDALEDFVLHAGAQLTRYGENHTSNEIDLLETFFQSQNFLRIAKYYNEHYTTHVIKGSNNVYLKLFCLDPALNLQKMTKGFASTLFFSPTLTPIGYYMDALGSGDGDYRIQIGSPFSPDQLDIAIQPLSTRFHDRSVSSVQIARTIHAITKNRGNFLVFFPSYQFLRMVMDELEEFEEPSKILIQNQGMSEQEREDFLSAFEENLDIPVIGFTVLGGIFSEGIDLVGNRLSGVIIIGVGLPQLNEERNLIRDYYHSKSKNGFDYAYVYPGMNKVLQAAGRLIRSDQDTGTLTLIDDRFLTDKYQSLFPEMWSQFKIINSYKDIVT; from the coding sequence ATGTTAGGTGAGTATCATATATCCATTAGACAGTTAGTTGAATATGTTTATCGGGGCGGCGATTTGGACGGACGTTTTCGCACGGCCAGTTCTATGATTGAGGGGACAAGAATTCATCAAAGAAGACAAGCAGAATATGAGGAGAACGATGAAAAAGAGGTACCTCTTAATCTGATAATGGAATACGGGGATATTCTTTATGAGATTGAAGGAAGATGTGATGGTATTTTACATAGGCGAGAAGGAACAGTCATTGAGGAAATTAAATCAACCTCTGGAGCTCTTGATGGGATTGATGAAAATACATACCCTGTACACTGGGCTCAGGCAATGTGTTATGGCTATATATACTGTTTGAATGAAGGTCTGAAACATATTGATATACAATTGACTTACGTACAAATATTGACTAATCAAACAGCCTCGTTTCGCAAAACCCTAACATTTAAAGAATTAGAACAATTTCTAACTCAAGTACTCGAAAACTTTACACCATTTGCAATCCTGCAATTAAAGATACGGAGAGAAAAGCTCAATTCAGCAGCAAAAATTGAATTTCCGTTCGGAAATTTTAGAAAGGGACAGCGAAAGCTCATAGGAGCAGCCTGGAAAACCATTTCTGAACGAAAAAAATTATTCGCATTGGCGCCAACTGGCATTGGAAAGACCATTTCTTTTATATTTCCATCCATAAAAATGATGGGAGAAATAGACCATAAGATTGAACGATTTTTCTATTTAACAGCCAAAACAATTACGAGGCAAGTGGCTGAGGATACACTAAACATCTTAATTGGCAAAGGTTTAAAAGTGAAAACTGTTACCCTTACAGCTAAGGATAAAATGTGTCCTGATTGCACCTCTGGCCAATGTATATATGGGGAGGGGCATTATGACCGAATTAATGCTGCTGTTTTGGATATTTTAGAAAATGAATGGTTAATGGATAGAGAAACAATTCTGGAATACGCTCAGCGCCACCGAGTATGTCCTTTTGAATATTCGATTGAATTAGCATACCTGGCAGACATTGTGATTTGCGATTATAATTATATTTTTGATCCACGAGTATTCTTGAAACGACTATCTGATGAGCAAAAGAAACGAACTGTAATTCTGGTTGATGAAGCGCATAATCTGGTGGAACGCGGCCGGGAAATGTTTTCTGCAGAGTTGGAAAAGAAAGCATTTCTAGATATAAAAAGGGCGTACGGCCAATTGAATCCAGAGCTATCAAATGCAGCTAAAGTAATTAATGCATTATTGATTCAGCAAAGGAAGAAATTGGGCGAAAGGAAATCAGCTGCTTATTCGGAAAAGCCGGACGAGTTGCTGGATGCACTGGAAGATTTCGTACTTCATGCCGGTGCTCAATTAACCAGGTATGGAGAAAATCATACGTCAAATGAAATTGATTTATTAGAAACCTTTTTTCAATCACAGAATTTCCTACGGATAGCTAAGTATTATAATGAGCATTATACGACGCATGTAATAAAGGGAAGCAATAATGTATACTTAAAGCTGTTTTGTTTGGATCCTGCTTTAAATTTGCAAAAGATGACGAAGGGATTTGCTTCCACTCTATTCTTCTCGCCTACATTGACGCCAATTGGCTATTACATGGATGCATTAGGAAGTGGTGATGGGGATTATCGGATTCAAATCGGTTCACCATTTTCCCCAGATCAGTTGGATATAGCAATACAGCCGCTTTCTACAAGATTCCATGATCGCTCGGTATCTAGTGTTCAAATTGCCAGAACCATTCATGCAATTACAAAAAACAGAGGTAATTTTTTAGTGTTTTTCCCGTCCTACCAATTTTTAAGAATGGTTATGGACGAACTGGAGGAATTTGAGGAACCTTCTAAAATTCTGATACAAAATCAAGGAATGAGTGAGCAGGAAAGAGAAGATTTTCTGTCAGCCTTTGAAGAGAACCTAGATATTCCTGTAATTGGCTTTACAGTATTAGGCGGAATCTTTTCTGAAGGAATCGACCTGGTTGGCAATAGATTGAGTGGGGTTATCATAATTGGAGTTGGATTGCCTCAATTAAATGAAGAAAGAAACTTAATTCGCGACTATTATCACTCAAAAAGTAAAAATGGATTTGATTACGCGTATGTTTATCCGGGGATGAACAAAGTATTGCAGGCTGCAGGTCGATTAATTCGCAGTGATCAGGATACAGGTACGCTTACTTTAATAGATGATCGATTTTTAACCGATAAATATCAATCTTTGTTTCCTGAAATGTGGAGTCAGTTTAAAATTATTAATAGTTACAAGGATATTGTTACATAA
- a CDS encoding mismatch-specific DNA-glycosylase: protein MEDFESLTLPTYIKPGLDIVFCGINPGRISALKGYHFANPANLFWKGLYLGGITPYQFKPEETAKLLDYGYGITDIVGRATRSSSDLKKDEFIEGAADLRNLITQYKPKCLCFIGITAFRYATNRLKGKVEPGLQDGLFFATPDWEGCYIFVVPSTSGVNAHYTREERIDYFRQLYEWNKSQK from the coding sequence ATGGAGGATTTTGAATCTTTAACATTGCCAACCTATATCAAGCCTGGATTGGATATTGTATTTTGTGGGATTAATCCTGGCAGAATTTCTGCTCTAAAAGGGTATCATTTTGCGAATCCAGCGAATTTGTTTTGGAAGGGTTTGTATTTGGGTGGCATTACGCCGTATCAGTTTAAACCTGAGGAGACGGCAAAGCTCTTGGACTATGGTTACGGAATAACTGATATTGTCGGCAGGGCAACAAGATCTTCTTCTGATTTGAAAAAAGATGAATTTATAGAGGGTGCGGCTGACCTAAGGAATTTAATCACTCAATACAAGCCTAAATGTTTATGCTTCATTGGGATTACTGCCTTCCGCTATGCAACAAACCGTCTTAAAGGCAAAGTAGAACCAGGTCTTCAGGACGGCTTGTTTTTTGCTACACCTGATTGGGAAGGCTGCTATATCTTTGTTGTTCCATCTACAAGCGGGGTAAATGCCCATTATACGAGAGAAGAACGAATAGACTATTTCCGGCAATTATATGAGTGGAATAAATCTCAAAAATAA
- a CDS encoding dUTP diphosphatase — protein MKEQKVRGFEVVNSAYIKVQMTEDEVKLPMRGDAGSAGYDFFSNETITLNVGGKHLFWTNVKAYMQQNELLEIHIRSSLGVKYGLVLSNGTGIIDSSYYGNPENDGNIGISITNRGEAPVLVKKGDRIAQGIFKQYLLADEDQVLHASRTGGFGSTKR, from the coding sequence ATGAAAGAGCAAAAAGTAAGAGGATTCGAAGTTGTTAATTCTGCGTATATCAAGGTTCAAATGACGGAGGATGAAGTCAAGCTCCCAATGCGCGGAGATGCCGGATCAGCAGGATATGATTTTTTTTCAAACGAAACCATTACATTGAATGTTGGAGGAAAGCATCTGTTTTGGACTAACGTCAAAGCCTATATGCAGCAAAATGAATTATTGGAGATACATATCAGAAGTAGTTTGGGAGTGAAATATGGGCTAGTTCTATCAAATGGGACAGGCATTATTGATTCTTCCTACTATGGAAACCCTGAAAATGATGGGAATATTGGTATTTCCATTACTAATCGCGGAGAAGCTCCGGTTCTTGTAAAAAAAGGGGACAGGATTGCACAGGGTATTTTTAAACAGTATCTATTAGCAGATGAGGATCAAGTACTACATGCAAGCAGAACCGGTGGATTTGGTTCAACCAAACGCTGA
- a CDS encoding cold-shock protein, translated as MYNRKNVEEIIPEETKVWECTSDDCNGWVRDNFKATATPKCPLCGSEMTEGIKMLQAINNPRRND; from the coding sequence ATGTATAATCGAAAAAATGTTGAGGAAATAATCCCTGAAGAAACGAAGGTGTGGGAATGTACTTCTGATGATTGTAACGGTTGGGTACGTGACAATTTCAAAGCTACAGCAACACCTAAGTGTCCATTATGTGGTAGTGAGATGACAGAAGGAATTAAAATGCTTCAAGCGATTAATAATCCTAGACGGAACGATTAA
- a CDS encoding cold-shock protein translates to MKNGKVKWFNAEKGFGFIEVEGENDVFVHFSAIQGEGFKSLEEGQSVQFDVTEGARGPQAENVIKL, encoded by the coding sequence ATGAAAAACGGTAAAGTAAAATGGTTTAATGCAGAAAAAGGTTTCGGATTCATTGAAGTTGAAGGCGAAAATGATGTATTCGTACATTTCTCCGCTATTCAAGGCGAAGGTTTCAAATCTCTAGAAGAAGGCCAAAGCGTACAGTTCGACGTAACAGAAGGCGCTCGCGGACCTCAAGCTGAAAACGTAATTAAGCTTTAA
- a CDS encoding ABC-F family ATP-binding cassette domain-containing protein, whose product MITVNNVGLRFGDRKLFEDVNIKFTPGNCYGLIGANGAGKSTFLKILSGELEPQSGTVSLGPGERLTVLKQNHFEYEDIEVIQVVIMGHARLYEVMKEKDAIYMKENFSDEDGMRAAELEGEFAELNGWEAEPDAAILLKGLGIPEELHNKKMAELDGGEKVKVLLAQALFGKPDVLLLDEPTNHLDIKAIQWLEEFLINFENTVIVVSHDRHFLNKVCTHIADLDFGKIQLYVGNYDFWYESSQLAQKLTAESNKKKEEKIKELQAFVARFSANASKSKQATSRKKLLEKITLDDIRPSSRRYPYVHFTPEREIGNDLLRVEGLSKTIDGEKVLNNVSFIMNKDDKIALVGQNDNAKTALFKILMGEMEADEGTFKWGVTTSQSYFPKDNSEFFEGNEQTLVDWLRQFSPQDESESFLRGFLGRMLFSGEEVMKKPSVLSGGEKVRCMLSKMMLSGANVLLLDEPTNHLDLESITAVNNGMINFKGAMIFTSHDHQFIQTIANRIIEITPDGIIDKQMTYDEYLETVKK is encoded by the coding sequence ATGATTACTGTAAATAACGTAGGTCTTCGCTTTGGAGACCGAAAATTGTTCGAAGATGTAAATATTAAATTTACACCTGGAAACTGCTATGGATTAATTGGCGCCAACGGTGCCGGAAAATCTACTTTTCTTAAAATCTTATCAGGTGAGCTAGAGCCTCAATCTGGAACTGTCAGCCTTGGCCCTGGAGAGCGCCTTACAGTCTTAAAGCAAAACCACTTCGAATATGAAGATATTGAAGTGATTCAAGTAGTTATTATGGGACATGCCCGACTTTATGAAGTTATGAAAGAAAAAGATGCTATTTATATGAAGGAAAACTTCTCCGACGAAGATGGTATGAGAGCAGCAGAACTTGAAGGTGAATTTGCTGAACTGAATGGTTGGGAAGCAGAACCTGATGCAGCAATCCTACTTAAAGGGTTAGGGATACCAGAAGAATTACACAACAAAAAGATGGCTGAGCTAGATGGTGGAGAAAAAGTAAAAGTATTGCTTGCACAAGCTTTATTTGGCAAACCGGACGTATTATTACTCGATGAGCCTACCAACCACCTTGATATCAAAGCTATTCAATGGCTTGAAGAATTTTTAATCAACTTTGAGAATACGGTAATTGTTGTATCCCATGACCGTCATTTCTTGAATAAAGTATGTACACATATTGCAGACCTTGATTTCGGAAAAATCCAATTGTATGTCGGAAACTATGATTTCTGGTATGAGTCCAGCCAATTGGCACAAAAATTAACAGCTGAGTCCAATAAGAAAAAGGAAGAAAAGATTAAGGAATTACAAGCATTCGTTGCCCGTTTCAGTGCTAATGCTTCTAAATCTAAACAGGCCACTTCCCGTAAAAAATTATTGGAAAAGATTACGCTCGATGATATTAGACCTTCATCCCGCCGTTATCCATATGTACACTTCACTCCAGAGCGCGAAATTGGTAATGATCTTCTGCGTGTAGAAGGTCTATCCAAAACGATTGATGGAGAAAAGGTACTGAACAATGTTAGCTTTATTATGAATAAAGACGACAAAATCGCTTTAGTTGGTCAAAATGATAATGCCAAAACAGCTCTATTTAAAATCCTAATGGGTGAAATGGAAGCTGATGAAGGAACATTCAAATGGGGAGTTACAACTTCACAATCCTACTTCCCTAAAGACAACTCTGAGTTCTTTGAAGGAAACGAGCAAACTCTAGTGGATTGGCTTCGTCAATTCTCTCCACAGGATGAAAGCGAATCATTCCTTCGCGGTTTCCTCGGAAGAATGCTCTTCTCTGGTGAAGAAGTAATGAAGAAACCGTCTGTTCTTTCCGGTGGCGAAAAAGTTCGTTGTATGCTATCCAAAATGATGCTCAGCGGAGCAAATGTTCTTCTTTTGGATGAACCGACGAACCATCTAGACTTGGAATCCATCACAGCAGTCAATAACGGTATGATTAATTTCAAAGGTGCCATGATCTTCACATCTCATGACCACCAGTTTATCCAAACGATTGCAAACCGTATTATCGAAATTACTCCAGATGGCATCATCGACAAACAAATGACGTATGATGAGTATTTAGAGACAGTTAAAAAGTAA
- a CDS encoding SEC-C metal-binding domain-containing protein encodes MTTATVDEYNLESLLDSLKMDALKNIRRNLNLKNMSSLRKKELVAALAEKIPASVPEKVQMMDLHQYTAIVAMMTKSGIMPIEQIGLENVFYLSSIGYIHPSKVEDQPVVVMPTEVMKQFYNLNPKEIMTVINRNQKVTNILFGLIRYYGFIEVEKAHKLIEGYIQEEVDIEWLHNYIRYLEDFYGDFRLDDEYIIHDTIKELDGFKQAQASRVGLKYYHIPAETMVNVNRYEPFERTEQMVEFIHYLSDTYSLKQEEAAELADRFIFKVQFGESLPDVVKWFGEQIEFESEKDINALVEKMVTVVNNTRLWILKGHTPSELSSPSASKPAASAPVLKTQPKVGRNEPCPCGSGKKYKKCCGKA; translated from the coding sequence ATGACAACTGCAACTGTAGATGAATATAATTTAGAGAGTTTGCTGGATTCATTAAAGATGGATGCTTTAAAGAATATCCGCAGAAATCTAAATTTAAAAAACATGAGTTCATTAAGAAAAAAAGAATTGGTAGCAGCACTGGCTGAGAAAATACCAGCTTCTGTCCCTGAGAAGGTTCAAATGATGGATCTTCATCAATACACAGCTATTGTAGCGATGATGACAAAAAGCGGGATTATGCCAATCGAACAAATTGGACTTGAAAATGTATTTTACTTATCAAGTATCGGATATATCCACCCTTCCAAAGTGGAAGATCAACCAGTGGTTGTAATGCCGACTGAAGTAATGAAACAATTTTACAATTTAAATCCAAAAGAAATCATGACTGTCATTAACCGTAATCAAAAAGTGACAAACATTCTTTTTGGGTTAATTCGTTATTATGGATTTATAGAGGTTGAAAAAGCTCATAAATTGATTGAAGGATATATCCAGGAAGAAGTGGATATTGAATGGCTGCACAATTACATTCGATATTTGGAAGATTTCTATGGAGATTTCCGTCTAGATGATGAATATATTATTCATGATACTATCAAGGAATTAGATGGATTTAAACAGGCTCAGGCAAGCAGAGTAGGCTTGAAATACTACCATATTCCTGCTGAAACTATGGTAAACGTGAACCGGTACGAGCCATTTGAAAGAACAGAGCAAATGGTTGAATTCATTCACTATTTATCAGATACGTATTCTTTGAAACAAGAAGAAGCAGCAGAATTGGCAGACCGTTTTATCTTTAAAGTTCAATTCGGAGAATCCTTGCCTGATGTGGTGAAATGGTTTGGAGAACAAATTGAATTTGAGTCAGAAAAAGATATTAATGCACTGGTTGAAAAAATGGTTACTGTCGTAAACAATACAAGACTATGGATTTTAAAAGGTCACACACCTTCTGAATTATCCTCTCCATCTGCTAGTAAACCTGCAGCTTCTGCTCCAGTTCTAAAAACTCAACCAAAAGTAGGCAGAAATGAACCTTGCCCATGCGGCAGCGGCAAAAAATATAAAAAATGCTGCGGTAAAGCTTAA